One Phaseolus vulgaris cultivar G19833 chromosome 4, P. vulgaris v2.0, whole genome shotgun sequence DNA window includes the following coding sequences:
- the LOC137837661 gene encoding uncharacterized protein, translating to MDSAAHVPDTETPPFWTDEKHVHFLNTMEASFVRAMLENQGAANPTRHSLRLDRYLPDISDSTLDLKPHPRRRTRQLHAPAGDSMGPTMRRSRRRSSQPYNSSQDQVVPHGVAACMGGGGDDTRAQN from the exons ATGGACTCCGCTGCGCACGTGCCGGACACCGAAACGCCGCCGTTCTGGACGGACGAGAAGCACGTGCACTTCCTCAACACCATGGAAGCCTCCTTCGTGCGTGCAATGCTCGAAAACCAAGGTGCGGCAAACCCCACGCGCCACTCCCTGCGCCTCGATCGCTACCTACCGGACATCTCTGATTCCACGTTGGATTTGAAACCGCACCCTCGCCGCCGCACTAGACAGCTCCATGCACCTGCAG GAGATTCAATGGGTCCAACAATGAGAAGATCGAGGAGGAGATCATCTCAGCCCTACAACTCATCACAGGACCAG GTGGTCCCACATGGTGTAGCAGCATGTATGGGTGGTGGTGGTGACGATACAAGAGctcaaaattaa